In the genome of Hyphomicrobium sp. CS1GBMeth3, the window AAAAAAGGCCGGCTCGCGGGAGCCGGCCTTTTCAAAATTCTCAAGCTTCCAGAGCGGATTAGCGCGAGTAGAACTCGACCACCAGGTTCGGCTCCATGGTCACCGGATAGGGCACGTCCGACAGAGCCGGGACGCGGGTCAGCTTGGCGCTGAGCTTGTTCTGGTCGACATCGAGGTAATCCGGGATGTCGCGCTCGGCGCTTTTCAGGGCCTCGAGAACCAGCGGAAGCTGGCGGGCCTTCTCACGCACCTCGACCACGTCGTTGATACGCAGACGGTAGCTCGGAATGGTCACGCGGCGACCGTTCACCGTCACGTGGCCGTGCGAGACGAACTGGCGGGCAGCGAACACGGTCGGCACGAACTTGGCGCGGTAGATGAGCGCGTCGAGACGGCGCTCCAGCAGGCCGATCAGGTGCTCGGAGGTCGAGCCCTTGGCGCGGCTGGCCTCTACGTAGAGGCGGTGGAACTGACGCTCGGACAGATTTGCGTAGTAGCCCTTGAGCTTCTGCTTGGCGCGGAGCTGCTGGCCGAAGTCCGACAGCTTCGAGACGCGGCGCTCGCCGTGCTGGCCGGGACGGCTCTGGCGCTTGTTGAGCGGGCTCTTCGGGCGGCCCCAGACGTTTTCGCTGAGGCGGCGGTCGATCTTGTGCTTAGCGCGGATGCGCTTGGTCATGGTAACGGCACTCCAAGAGTTGCTTATGCTTGTTTCGGGGACTAACCGTGCCGTCGAGGCGAGCGCGCTCGCGTCTTCGACGATCAGGACCCGGGTTTGGAGCGCCCCCTCCTCTGCCCTGCCCTTGCGGACGGGACCGACAGGCCAACCCAGGTTTCCGGGCGTGCCGCGGGTGCGCAAATGGAACGCGGGCCTCGTCTCGCCGTGCTTCTTGCCGGAAAACCGCGTTGCACTTTTCCGGAAGCACGGGCTTGGCCCGCGAAGCGCTTCCTTTAGTCGAGGCGGCGGGCGCCGTCAATGGCACCCGTTAACCAGCCCTGCGGACTGGCCCTCTCAGGCCATCGGAACTCTTATTTCGGCTCGACAGTCCCGGTGGCTGCCGGGCTGGCCGCGCCGCGCTCGTTGGAGGCAAGGGCCGGGCCAGTCTTCACATAGGCCGCGATCAAATCGCGAACCTTCTGCTTCTGCTCCTCGGTGCAGGACTGCTGCGGTGCCTGCTTCTCGTCAACGACGACCTCCTTGTCGCCGTCCTTCTCGACCAGCTTGATCTTGCCGGTGAGCAGCATGACGGTCGTGAGGTGCAGCTGATTGATGTAGAGTTCCTGCTGATCGCTCCACTTCTTCTTCTCGATCTCGCGGCGCATCAGCGAGCGATGGTTCATGGTCTGCTCTTCGGGCAGGTTGCAGGCCTGGGCGTGGGCCGAGAGCCGCCCGACGCGGACAACTTCGCGCGCAATGTCGAGGGGCACCAGCGCCTGGTCGGGCTTCTGCTTGTCGACCATGATCACCGTGCCGTCCTTTTTCGAATACTGCGCCGGCGTCAGCGTCCAGGCGTATTCCATGATGACCTGAACGGACCGTTCGCTAAGCTCACCTTCGGCTGCGGAGCCCACCGATGCCCAGGCCATCACGCCCCCCAGCATGGCTGCACAGACACATGCTCGTTTTGCCATGATCATTCGTGTCATTGCCCCTGCCTGCGCTCCTGTTTCTGATTATGTTCGCCACGAGCCTACGCTCGGTCGCCGCCGGGCGCTTCTCAAGCTTAGTTTGTGGGCATCGCTCAGCTCAAAACCTGGCAAGATCATGGCGACCTATGTGGACGACTTCCGGCCTGCCCCTTTGCCATGGGCGAGCGTGGCAACAATACCACGAAGGGTTCGCACCTCCTGCCGGGTGAGGGTCATGCGCGTAAACATAGTCCTCAAGTTTTGGACCACAGAAGGGCGTTTCTCGATCGGTTTGAAGAAACCGAGACGTTCGAGCTCGGATTCGAGGTGATCGAAAAATCCGAACAGGTCTTCCTTGTTCGCCAAAGCGTCCCCGTCAAGATTGAGACCGCTCGTAACCGGGCTCTCGTAAGTAGTTACGCGGCCAAGCGTTCCTTTGCCGCTTTCCCGCATCCACGTGTAGCCCAGCAACAGCACCGCCTGGGCAAGGTTAAGGGAGGCGAAGCGCGAGTTAACCGGAATCAGGATCAAGGCGTCGGCGTTCGCGATCTCGCTGGTCTCGAGGCCGTTGCGCTCGCGCCCAAAGAGGATACCGCAGCGCACACCGCGCGCGATGCGCTGGCTCAGCTCGGAAATTGCCTCCTCCGGCGTCAGGACTGGCTTCTTCAGCGGGCGCTGACGGGCGGTCGTGGCGACGACGTACGTAAGATCCCCGAGCGCGGCGTCGAGGGACGGATAGGCGGCCGCGTCGTCGATGACGAAGTTGGCGCCGGAGGCCGCGATCCTCGCCTTCTCGTTGGGCCAGCCGTCGCGCGGGGCCACGAGGCGCAGGTCGTCAAGCCCGAAGTTGGCCATGGCGCGCGCCACCATGCCGATGTTGTCGGCAAGCTGGGGCTCGACCAGGATCACGGACGGCGTTTCCCCCGGCGGGGCGGCAGCCTCGCCCGCGATGTGGGCGCGGCGGATGCCGTGGCGCAGCTTGCGCAATACGCGACGCGCCCAGAACCAATAGTTCTCGCCCGACCAGGTCTTTTCCAGCGCGGCGAGCGCCGGGGTGGATATGGTCTCCGTGCCCTGGCCCAGCAGGCGCACGGCGCCGTCGCCGACCACGATCTCGCGATGGCGCGCGATGAAGTCGTCGAGCGACGCGATGCCCTGCACCTCCGTGCGGCGCTTGCAACCGGGGCAGGTCGCGGCGTCGGATTCGCAGCGCAGCTCCGCGCAATAGGTCAGGATGCGGTCGAGAGCGGCGCGGTCGATGGCGGCGGCGCCGACGGCGGCAAGCCCCTCGTCGATTGTCTTCTCGTGGCAGGCGTGCACGAGCCTGGCCACCGGCATGCCGGTGCCGGCGACGACGGGCACGCGTGTGCCCGCCTGATCGGCGATCTCGACGTCTCGGGTGGGTGTGGTCACGGCGGACATGGGCCACGCCTTAGCACTGTTGCCAGCCGATGTCCCAGGCCCCTCGCAGGACACGTGGCGTCGGGTTAACTCTACCGCCACACTCGGCAAATTTGAGCGTCTGGTGCGTTAGGCTTGCGTGGACGAAACGTCTAAGGAGTACAGCATGCAGCAGCGCGATGTCCCCCCACCCGCCTCGGACGCCGCGGCTGTCGTCACGTTCTGGCGGCAAGCCGGGCCGGACCGCTGGTTCGCCAAGGATGAAGCCTTCGACAGGCGATTTCGCGCGCATTGCCTGGACTTGCACGAGGCTGCGGCACGCGGAGAGCTTACGTCCTGGCTCGCCGAGCCGGAAAGCGCGCTCGCCCTCGTGCTGCTGCTCGACCAGTTTCCACGCAACTGTTTCCGGGACACGCCGCGCATGTTCGCGACGGACGCGGCAGCCCGCGCGGCTGCGACAACGGCCATCGCGGCGGGCCACGACCGGACGGTCGATCCCGAGCTGCGCGCCTTTTTCTACCTGCCGTTCGAGCATTCCGAGGATCTCGCCGATCAGGAGCGTTCCGTCGCTCTGGCGCAACCGCTCAGCGAGGAATACCGCTCGTATGCCGAGTTGCATCGCGACATCATCCGGCGCTTCGGGCGCTTCCCCCACCGCAACGCCATCCTTGGCAGAGAAACGACGCCAGAGGAGCTGCGTTTCCTCGATGACGGCGGCTTCGCCGGATGACACTGTCCTTCCTCCCTTGGTAGGGCCATCTGCCGCCGGTGCTTGTTGCAGCGCACGCGCGCGGATAAGGTTCGGGCAACTTTCATCCCACCCGAAGGCGCTTTCATGCAGAAGATCAAGGTGACCGGCACTGTCGTCGAGCTCGACGGCGATGAGATGACTCACATCATCTGGAAGCTCATCAAGGACAAGCTGATCCACCCCTATCTCGATATCGATCTCGAGTACTACGACCTCGGCATTGAAAGCCGCGACAAGACCAACGACCAGATCACCGTCGACGCGGCCAACGCCATCAAGAAGCACGGCGTCGGCGTCAAGTGCGCGACCATCACACCCGACGAAGCGCGCGTCAAAGAGTTCGATCTCAAGGAGATGTGGAAGAGCCCCAACGGCACCATCCGCAACATCCTGGGCGGCGTGATTTTTCGTGAGCCCATCATCGCCAAGAACGTGCCGAGGCTCGTGCCGGGCTGGACGCAGCCGATCGTGATCGGCCGCCATGCCTACGGCGACCAGTACCGCGCCACCGACTTCAA includes:
- a CDS encoding RNA methyltransferase, which translates into the protein MSAVTTPTRDVEIADQAGTRVPVVAGTGMPVARLVHACHEKTIDEGLAAVGAAAIDRAALDRILTYCAELRCESDAATCPGCKRRTEVQGIASLDDFIARHREIVVGDGAVRLLGQGTETISTPALAALEKTWSGENYWFWARRVLRKLRHGIRRAHIAGEAAAPPGETPSVILVEPQLADNIGMVARAMANFGLDDLRLVAPRDGWPNEKARIAASGANFVIDDAAAYPSLDAALGDLTYVVATTARQRPLKKPVLTPEEAISELSQRIARGVRCGILFGRERNGLETSEIANADALILIPVNSRFASLNLAQAVLLLGYTWMRESGKGTLGRVTTYESPVTSGLNLDGDALANKEDLFGFFDHLESELERLGFFKPIEKRPSVVQNLRTMFTRMTLTRQEVRTLRGIVATLAHGKGAGRKSST
- the rpsD gene encoding 30S ribosomal protein S4, producing the protein MTKRIRAKHKIDRRLSENVWGRPKSPLNKRQSRPGQHGERRVSKLSDFGQQLRAKQKLKGYYANLSERQFHRLYVEASRAKGSTSEHLIGLLERRLDALIYRAKFVPTVFAARQFVSHGHVTVNGRRVTIPSYRLRINDVVEVREKARQLPLVLEALKSAERDIPDYLDVDQNKLSAKLTRVPALSDVPYPVTMEPNLVVEFYSR
- a CDS encoding DUF924 family protein, with product MQQRDVPPPASDAAAVVTFWRQAGPDRWFAKDEAFDRRFRAHCLDLHEAAARGELTSWLAEPESALALVLLLDQFPRNCFRDTPRMFATDAAARAAATTAIAAGHDRTVDPELRAFFYLPFEHSEDLADQERSVALAQPLSEEYRSYAELHRDIIRRFGRFPHRNAILGRETTPEELRFLDDGGFAG